DNA from Nocardioides yefusunii:
CCCGGCGTCCGACTCGGCTGGCTTCAAGTACCTCGCTCCGTACACCGGTTCGGCCATCGGCCAGCACTGGATGTACCAGGGCAAGCACGTCCTCATCGTGTTCGATGACCTGACCAAGCAGGCTGAGGCCTACCGCGCGGTCTCCCTGCTGCTCCGCCGCCCGCCGGGCCGCGAGGCGTACCCGGGTGACGTCTTCTACCTGCACTCGCGTCTTCTCGAGCGTTGCGCGAAGCTGTCCGACGACATGGGCAAGGGCTCGATGACCGGTCTTCCGATCATCGAGACCAAGGCCAACGACGTCTCGGCCTTCATCCCGACCAACGTCATCTCGATCACCGACGGTCAGATCTTCCTGCAGTCCGACCTCTTCGCGGCGAACCAGCGTCCCGCGATCGACGTCGGTGTGTCGGTCTCCCGTGTCGGTGGTGCCGCGATGACCAAGGCGCTCAAGGGCGTCACGGGCTCGCTCAAGGTCGACCTGGCGCAGTTCCGCGCCATGGAGGCGTTCGCCATGTTCGCCTCCGACCTCGACGCCGCGTCGCGTCAGCAGCTGGCCCGCGGTCAGAAGCTGATGGCTCTGCTCAAGCAGCCGCAGTACTCGCCGTACCCGGTCGAGGAGATGACCGTCTCGCTGTGGACCGGTACCACCGGCCGCCTGGACGAGATCCCGACCGAGGACGTCCTGCGCTTCGAGGCCGAGTTCCTCGACCACCTGCGCCGCAACAACGCCGGTATCCTCTCCGCCATCCGTGAGACCTCGAAGTTCGAGAAGTCCACCGAGGCACTGCTGATCGAGGCCTACGACGGCTTCGTCAAGCAGTTCGAGACCTCCGCCGGCGGCGCGATCAAGGCTGGCAACGAGGAGCACGACGCTCTCGACGCCGCCGACGTCGAGCAGGAGCAGATCGTCAAGCAGAAGCGGGGCTGACAATGGCCGTATCGCTGCGTGAGTACCGTGCGAAGATCAAGTCGGTCGAGTCGACCAAGAAGATCACCCGCGCCATGGAGCTCATTGCTGCGTCCCGCATCATCAAGGCTCAGCAGCGTGCGACGGCGGCAGCGCCGTACGCCCGCGAGCTGACCCGCGCGGTGTCGGCAGTGGCGACGTTCTCGAACGTCGACCACCCGCTGACCACTGAGCCGTCGGAGTCCCGCCGTGCCGCGGTCCTGGTTGTCACCAGCGACCGCGGCCTGGCGGGGGCCTACGCCTCGAACGCTCTCAAGGAGGCCGAGCGCCTCGTCGAGAAGCTCAAGGGCGAGGGCAAGGAGATCGACCTCTACGTCACCGGACGTAAGGCCGAGGCCTACTTCAAGTTCCGCAACCGCGCGGTTGTGCAGTCCTGGACGGGCTTCACCGACCAGCCCACGTACGACGTGGCCGCTGAGATCGGTGAGACCCTCATCGAGGCCTTCACGGGTGATGACGAGACCAGCGTCGACGAGGTGCACGTGGTCTACACGCGCTTCAAGTCGATGATGCTGCAGGAGCCCACCACCATCCGCCTCCTCCCGCTGGAGGTCGTGGACGGCACCGAGGCCCCTGCGTCGAGCGAGCTCCTTCCGCTCTACGAGTTCGAGCCCTCCGCCGGTGAGGTCCTCGATGCTCTCCTCCCGAAGTACGTCCAGAGCCGGATCTTCTTCGCTCTCCTGCAGGCTGCCGCTTCCGAGCTGGCAGCCCGTCAGAAGGCCATGAAGTCCGCGACGGACAACGCCGAGGAACTCATCAAGAAGTACAAGCGAATTGCCAACCAGGCCCGCCAGGCTGGCATTACCCAGGAAATCAGCGAGATCGTCGGTGGCGTCAACGCCCTCGCCGACGCGAACGCCGGGAATGAGTGAGAAAATGACTGCCACTGTGGAAGAGACCCAGGCTGCCGGCGCCGCCGGCGTCGGACGCATCTCGCGCGTCATCGGCGCGGTCGTGGACATCGAGTTCCCGACCGACGCGATGCCGTCGATCTACAACGCCCTCGAGGTCGACCGTGAGCTCAACGGTGAGACCGAGACCATCACCCTTGAGGTGGCCCAGCACATCGGTAACGGCCTGGTCCGTGCCATCTCGATGCGCTCCACCGACGGCATGGTCCGTGGTACCAAGGTGCGCAACACCGGTGCCCCGATCTCCGTGCCCGTCGGCGACATCACGCTCGGCAAGGTCTTCAACGTCACCGGTGAGGTCATGAACCTTGCCGAGGGCGAGGTCTTCGAGCCCACCGAGCGATGGGGCATCCACCGCAAGGCGCCGTCCTTCGACCAGCTCGAGTCCAAGACTCAGATGTTCGAGACCGGCATCAAGGTCATCGACCTTCTCACCCCGTACGTCCAGGGTGGAAAGATCGGTCTGTTCGGTGGTGCCGGTGTCGGCAAGACCGTTCTGATCCAGGAAATGATCGCCCGTGTGGCCAAGAACCACGGTGGTGTGTCGGTGTTCGCCGGTGTCGGTGAGCGCACCCGTGAGGGCAACGACCTCATCGTCGAGATGCAGGAGGCCGGTGTCTTCGACAAGGTCGCCCTGGTCTTCGGTCAGATGGACGAGCCGCCGGGCACGCGTCTTCGCGTGGCCCTGTCGGCCCTGACCATGGCGGAGTACTTCCGTGACGTGCAGGGACAGGACGTCCTGCTCTTCATCGACAACATCTTCCGCTTCACCCAGGCCGGCTCCGAGGTCTCGACCCTTCTGGGTCGTATGCCTTCGGCCGTTGGTTACCAGCCGAACCTCGCCGACGAGATGGGTACGCTCCAGGAGCGCATCACCTCGACGCGTGGACACTCGATCACCTCGATGCAGGCGATCTACGTCCCGGCTGACGACTACACCGACCCGGCTCCGGCGACCACCTTCGCCCACCTCGACGCCACCACCGAGCTCTCGCGTGACATCGCGTCCCTGGGTATCTACCCGGCCGTTGACCCGCTGACCTCGACGTCGCGAATCCTTGACCCGCAGTACATCGGTCAGGCTCACTACGACTGCGCCATCCGGATCAAGCAGATCCTGCAGCGCAACAAGGAGCTCCAGGACATCATCGCGATCCTCGGTGTCGACGAGCTGTCCGAAGAGGACAAGATCGTCGTTCACCGTGCGCGTCGTATCCAGCGCTTCCTGTCGCAGAACACCTACGTTGCCAAGCAGTTCACCGGCATCGAGGGTTCGACGGTTCCGCTGGCCGACACCATCGAGGCGTTCAACAAGATCGCCGACGGTGACTACGACCACGTTGCCGAGCAGGCGTTCTTCATGTGCGGTGGCCTGGACGACGTCGAGGCCAAGTGGGCCGAGATCCAGAAGTCG
Protein-coding regions in this window:
- the atpD gene encoding F0F1 ATP synthase subunit beta translates to MTATVEETQAAGAAGVGRISRVIGAVVDIEFPTDAMPSIYNALEVDRELNGETETITLEVAQHIGNGLVRAISMRSTDGMVRGTKVRNTGAPISVPVGDITLGKVFNVTGEVMNLAEGEVFEPTERWGIHRKAPSFDQLESKTQMFETGIKVIDLLTPYVQGGKIGLFGGAGVGKTVLIQEMIARVAKNHGGVSVFAGVGERTREGNDLIVEMQEAGVFDKVALVFGQMDEPPGTRLRVALSALTMAEYFRDVQGQDVLLFIDNIFRFTQAGSEVSTLLGRMPSAVGYQPNLADEMGTLQERITSTRGHSITSMQAIYVPADDYTDPAPATTFAHLDATTELSRDIASLGIYPAVDPLTSTSRILDPQYIGQAHYDCAIRIKQILQRNKELQDIIAILGVDELSEEDKIVVHRARRIQRFLSQNTYVAKQFTGIEGSTVPLADTIEAFNKIADGDYDHVAEQAFFMCGGLDDVEAKWAEIQKSL
- the atpA gene encoding F0F1 ATP synthase subunit alpha translates to MTELSIRPEEIRDALQRFVSDYTPETASREEVGTVAEAADGIARVTGLPSVMANELLEFEDGTLGQALNLDTREVGVVVLGDFDKIEEGQTVRRTGEILSVPVGEGYLGRVVDPLGNPIDGLGEITGIEGRRALELQAPTVVQRKSVHEPLATGIKAIDAMTPVGRGQRQLIIGDRATGKTTIAIDTIINQKQNWESGDPDKQVRCIYVAIGQKGSTIASVRGALEASGALEYTTIVASPASDSAGFKYLAPYTGSAIGQHWMYQGKHVLIVFDDLTKQAEAYRAVSLLLRRPPGREAYPGDVFYLHSRLLERCAKLSDDMGKGSMTGLPIIETKANDVSAFIPTNVISITDGQIFLQSDLFAANQRPAIDVGVSVSRVGGAAMTKALKGVTGSLKVDLAQFRAMEAFAMFASDLDAASRQQLARGQKLMALLKQPQYSPYPVEEMTVSLWTGTTGRLDEIPTEDVLRFEAEFLDHLRRNNAGILSAIRETSKFEKSTEALLIEAYDGFVKQFETSAGGAIKAGNEEHDALDAADVEQEQIVKQKRG
- a CDS encoding F0F1 ATP synthase subunit gamma, which produces MAVSLREYRAKIKSVESTKKITRAMELIAASRIIKAQQRATAAAPYARELTRAVSAVATFSNVDHPLTTEPSESRRAAVLVVTSDRGLAGAYASNALKEAERLVEKLKGEGKEIDLYVTGRKAEAYFKFRNRAVVQSWTGFTDQPTYDVAAEIGETLIEAFTGDDETSVDEVHVVYTRFKSMMLQEPTTIRLLPLEVVDGTEAPASSELLPLYEFEPSAGEVLDALLPKYVQSRIFFALLQAAASELAARQKAMKSATDNAEELIKKYKRIANQARQAGITQEISEIVGGVNALADANAGNE